The Ananas comosus cultivar F153 linkage group 7, ASM154086v1, whole genome shotgun sequence genome has a window encoding:
- the LOC109712630 gene encoding ADP,ATP carrier protein 1, mitochondrial-like, giving the protein MAEELRPPSVVQKIHGQSTLFTKLSPCSVARTNPGIHRATYLNGSLQGPVLRSYHGINGPIGLSSISTLSPVFANAPSEKGPYGFLIDFLMGGVSAAVSKTAAAPIERVKLLIQNQDEMIKSGRLSEPYKGIGDCFARTMKDEGILALWRGNTANVIRYFPTQALNFAFKDYFKSLFNFKKDRDGYWKWFAGNLASGGAAGASSLLFVYSLDYARTRLANDAKAAKKGGERQFNGLIDVYKKTLKSDGLAGLYRGFNISCVGIIVYRGLYFGMYDSLKPVVLVGPLQDNFFASFLLGWGITIGAGLASYPIDTVRRRMMMTSGEAVKYRSSLDAFQQIIKNEGAKSLFKGAGANILRAVAGAGVLAGYDKLQVIVFGKKYGSGGGG; this is encoded by the exons ATGGCGGAAGAACTGCGCCCTCCTTCCGTCGTACAGAAGATTCACGGCCAATCAACCTTGTTCACTAAACTCTCTCCCTGTTCAGTAGCCCGCACAAATCCTGGCATCCACAGAGCCACTTACTTGAATGGGAGCCTGCAGGGCCCTGTGCTGAGGTCATACCATGGCATTAATGGGCCTATTGGGCTCTCATCTATCTCCACGCTTTCACCTGTCTTTGCTAATGCTCCTTCAGAGAAGGGCCCCTATGGGTTTCTGATCGACTTTCTCATGGGAGGTGTCTCTGCCGCCGTCTCCAAAACAGCTGCAGCTCCCATTGAGCGTGTGAAGCTCCTAATTCAGAACCAGGATGAGATGATTAAGAGCGGTAGGCTCTCTGAGCCCTACAAGGGAATTGGGGACTGCTTTGCCCGAACCATGAAGGATGAAGGCATTCTTGCATTGTGGAGAGGAAACACTGCAAACGTCATTCGCTACTTCCCCACTCAG GCCCTGAACTTCGCTTTTAAAGACTACTTCAAGAGCCTTTTCAACTTCAAGAAGGATAGAGACGGTTACTGGAAATGGTTTGCCGGTAACTTGGCATCTGGAGGTGCAGCTGGTGCTTCGTCTCTCCTCTTTGTGTACTCTTTGGACTACGCCCGTACCCGTTTGGCCAATGATGCCAAGGCCGCCAAGAAGGGCGGCGAGAGACAGTTCAACGGCCTCATCGATGTCTATAAGAAGACCCTCAAGTCCGATGGCCTTGCCGGTCTTTACCGTGGATTCAACATCTCGTGTGTTGGTATTATTGTTTACCGAGGGCTTTACTTCGGGATGTACGATTCTCTCAAGCCCGTGGTTCTGGTTGGTCCCTTGCAG GACAATTTCTTCGCGAGTTTCCTTCTCGGATGGGGCATCACCATCGGCGCCGGCCTTGCCTCCTATCCCATCGACACTGTTCGTAGGAGGATGATGATGACATCCGGTGAGGCGGTCAAATACCGCAGCTCGCTGGATGCCTTCCAACAGATCATCAAGAACGAGGGCGCGAAATCCCTCTTCAAGGGCGCTGGCGCCAACATTCTCCGTGCAGTCGCGGGTGCTGGTGTTCTCGCCGGGTACGATAAGCTCCAGGTGATCGTTTTCGGCAAGAAGTATGGATCTGGCGGCGGCGGCTAA
- the LOC109712409 gene encoding phytosulfokine receptor 2 produces MASLSFIIFFFYLVFFHNPSLVLPTPCDPRDFDALRSFAGNLTAAPPAWSDPARCCEWPGVVCSPGGRGGGNLTVTALLLSGLNLTGPLPLLPLPHLRVLDLSFNALTGPLAPLSRIQTLTSLNLSSNSFNGSLFDLSSLPHLSHFNASNNSLSGPLPSCLRPHRGATNCSGTLRELHLSSNSFSGELPEPLFDLISLQKLSLSANNFVGDISVNLSSLSNLRVLDLSLNSFGGSIPDAFRNLSMLEQFVAHSNSFTGELPPSLSHCSMLKVLDLRNNSLTGSIDLDFSNMPFLRTLDLASNHFVGPLPINLSNCQELQTFSVAKNSLSGEIPEEYKTLVSLSLLSLSNNSFHNMSGALNVLQGCTKLNTLILTKNFHGEEIPELSDGFANLEVLALGNCDLKGQIPLWLSKCEKLQVLDLSWNRLSGSIPPWIDQLEYLTYLDISNNSLSGEIPKSLTHLKSLVFAQTYPSSNSIGMPLYVKRNKTTCGLQYNQLSSFPPSLYLNDNRFNGTIWPEFGHLKALHVLDLSKNNLSGSIPETLSEMENLEVLDLSWNQLNGSIPKSLSKLTFLSKFSVAHNNLEGEIPSGDQFFTFSNSSFEGNPGLCRSSMPCNGSQSVVGFKPEISTNMGNRIGRSSILGITISIGVGAALLLAVVLLNMSRKDIVDPMAEEDLEGGPHRSSDSSSKLVFFFPNSDTKDLTIGDLLKSTNNFDQANIIGCGGFGLVYKAYLPDGSKAAIKRLSGDCGQMEREFHAEVEALSRAQHKNLVSLKGYCKYGNDRLLIYSYMENGSLDYWLHERADGGSLLKWEMRLRIAQGSARGLAYLHKICEPNIIHRDVKSSNILLDEKFEAHLADFGLSRLIRPYDTHVTTDLVGTLGYIPPEYSQSLIATPRGDVFSFGVVLLELLTGRRPVDVCKAKGCRDLVSWVIRMKAEKKEEQIFDSVIWSKVHEKQLLMVLETACKCISSDPRHRPSIDQVVLWLDGVGSDAQSC; encoded by the coding sequence ATGGCCTCTTTAagcttcatcatcttcttcttttactTAGTTTTTTTTCATAACCCCTCCCTGGTGCTACCCACGCCATGCGACCCCAGGGACTTCGACGCGCTCCGCTCCTTCGCCGGTAACCTCACCGCCGCGCCCCCCGCGTGGTCAGACCCCGCGCGCTGCTGCGAGTGGCCCGGGGTGGTATGCTCACCgggtggccgcggcggcggtAACCTTACCGTCAccgccctcctcctctccggGCTTAACCTCACCGggcccctccccctcctccccctcccccacctCCGCGTCCTCGACCTCAGCTTCAATGCCCTAACCGGCCCCCTCGCCCCCCTCTCCCGCATCCAAACCCTAACCTCCCTCAacctctcctccaactccttcaATGGCTCCCTCTTCGACCTCTCCTCCTTGCCCCATCTCTCCCACTTCAACGCCAGCAACAACTCCCTCTCCGGCCCCCTCCCCTCCTGCCTCCGACCCCATCGCGGCGCAACCAATTGCAGCGGCACTCTCAGAGAGCTCCATCTCAGCTCCAACTCCTTCTCAGGTGAACTCCCCGAACCCCTCTTCGATTTGATCTCGTTGCAGAAGCTCTCGCTCTCCGCGAACAATTTCGTCGGTGATATCAGCGTGAATTTGAGCTCGCTGTCCAATCTCCGAGTATTGGATTTGTCGCTTAACTCGTTCGGCGGTTCGATCCCCGACGCGTTTCGAAACCTGTCGATGCTCGAGCAATTCGTCGCGCATTCGAATTCCTTCACTGGGGAGCTCCCACCTTCTTTGTCCCATTGCTCGATGCTCAAAGTGCTCGATCTTCGGAACAATTCATTGACGGGCTCGATAGATCTCGATTTTTCCAATATGCCGTTCCTCAGAACTCTCGACCTTGCGAGTAACCACTTTGTTGGCCCCCTCCCTATTAACCTTTCGAATTGCCAAGAATTGCAAACTTTTAGTGTTGCTAAAAACAGCCTGTCCGGAGAAATTCCGGAGGAGTACAAAACACTAGTTTCGCTCTCGCTCCTTTCGCTGTCGAACAATAGCTTCCACAACATGTCGGGGGCGTTAAATGTGCTTCAGGGGTGCACGAAGCTGAATACACTTATTCTAACAAAGAATTTCCACGGCGAAGAAATTCCGGAGCTTTCTGATGGGTTCGCGAATTTAGAGGTATTGGCGTTAGGAAATTGTGATCTTAAAGGCCAAATCCCTCTTTGGTTGTCGAAGTGTGAGAAGTTGCAAGTGCTGGATTTGTCGTGGAACCGATTGAGCGGTTCAATTCCTCCGTGGATTGACCAGCTCGAGTACTTGACTTATTTAGACATATCGAACAATTCTTTGAGCGGGGAAATTCCAAAGAGTTTGACCCACTTAAAGAGTCTTGTTTTTGCTCAGACGTACCCATCTTCGAACTCCATTGGAATGCCGTTGTACGTGAAGCGAAATAAAACTACTTGTGGCCTTCAATACAACCAACTCTCGAGCTTTCCCCCATCTCTCTATTTGAATGATAATCGGTTCAACGGTACAATATGGCCGGAGTTTGGGCATTTAAAGGCACTCCATGTGTTAGATTTGAGCAAGAATAACTTATCAGGAAGCATTCCCGAAACCCTATCGGAAATGGAGAATTTGGAGGTGTTGGATCTCTCGTGGAATCAACTGAATGGATCAATTCCCAAATCTCTAAGTAAACTTACCTTCTTATCGAAGTTCAGTGTAGCACATAACAATTTAGAGGGTGAAATACCAAGTGGGGACCAGTTCTTCACTTTCTCTAACTCGAGCTTTGAGGGTAACCCGGGACTTTGCAGGTCATCTATGCCTTGTAATGGATCGCAATCAGTGGTTGGATTTAAGCCCGAAATTTCTACCAATATGGGCAATAGGATAGGGAGGAGCAGCATTCTTGGAATAACTATAAGTATCGGTGTGGGAGCTGCTTTACTTCTAGCTGTTGTCTTGCTTAACATGTCGAGAAAGGATATTGTCGATCCAATGGCTGAAGAGGATTTAGAAGGCGGGCCACACAGATCATCGGACTCGAGttcaaaattggtatttttctttccaaattcGGACACGAAAGATCTAACCATCGGCGATCTGTTGAAGTCAACCAACAATTTTGATCAAGCAAATATAATTGGGTGCGGGGGATTTGGCTTAGTGTACAAAGCATATCTCCCTGACGGATCAAAAGCCGCAATTAAAAGGCTTTCGGGTGATTGCGGGCAAATGGAAAGGGAGTTCCATGCTGAAGTAGAAGCACTCTCCAGGGCTCAGCATAAGAACCTTGTTTCCCTCAAAGGCTATTGCAAATATGGAAATGATAGGCTATTAATCTACTCTTACATGGAAAATGGAAGCCTAGACTATTGGCTACACGAAAGAGCCGATGGCGGGTCTTTACTGAAGTGGGAAATGAGGCTCAGAATTGCACAGGGTTCAGCGAGGGGTTTGGCTTACTTGCATAAAATCTGCGAGCCCAATATTATACACCGTGATGTGAAGTCGAGCAACATTCTCTTGGATGAGAAGTTTGAAGCACACTTGGCCGATTTTGGGCTTTCGAGGCTTATCCGTCCATATGATACTCATGTTACTACCGACTTAGTTGGTACTCTAGGTTATATTCCTCCAGAGTATAGCCAGAGTTTAATTGCCACCCCTAGAGGAGATGTATTCAGCTTTGGTGTAGTTCTATTGGAACTTCTGACAGGTAGGAGGCCGGTCGATGTGTGCAAGGCGAAAGGGTGCAGGGACTTAGTCTCGTGGGTGATTCGTATGAAGgcggagaagaaagaagagcaGATATTTGATAGCGTAATATGGAGTAAGGTGCATGAGAAGCAGCTTCTGATGGTGCTCGAGACTGCTTGTAAATGCATTAGCTCAGACCCACGACACAGGCCTTCGATCGACCAAGTTGTTTTGTGGCTAGATGGGGTTGGATCTGATGCGCAATCTTGTTAA
- the LOC109712286 gene encoding 30S ribosomal protein S5, chloroplastic-like, with the protein MAIAAAASAALSSLSLRSSLPSFLLSSNPKPSSLFLLHHPHRPPPPPLLCSKLTPSAADAASDAAVADAGDDDDDDDAAFDPPSPPEGYVPPTPFDELPPETEEEIAAAYEEIYGPAFSGVSVLGNDVFAMDAKLKKAGGLLGRRKREKPNDGFEERVVQVRRVTKVVKGGKKLSFRAIVVVGDKKGHVGVGVGKAKEVVDAIAKSAANARRNIVTVPMTKYSTFPHRADGDYGAAKVMLRPASPGTGVIAGGSVRIVLELAGVDNALGKQLGSKNALNNARATVVATQKMRQFREVALERGIPMEELWK; encoded by the exons ATggcgatcgccgccgccgcctccgccgcgctctcctctctctcgctccgctcctccctcccctccttcctcctctcctccaaccctaaaccctcctcgctcttcctcctccaccacccccATCGGCCCCCACCACCTCCTCTTCTCTGCTCCAAGCTCACCCCCTCCGCCGCAGACGCCGCCTCCGACGCTGCTGTTGCTGACgccggagacgacgacgacgacgacgacgccgcctTCGACCCGCCGTCCCCGCCAGAGGGCTACGTGCCCCCGACCCCCTTCGACGAGCTCCCCCCGGAGACGGAGGAGGAGATCGCCGCGGCCTACGAGGAGATCTACGGCCCCGCGTTCAGCGGCGTGAGCGTGCTCGGGAACGACGTGTTCGCCATGGACGCGAAGCTCAAGAAGGCCGGGGGGCTCCTGGGGCGGCGGAAGAGGGAGAAGCCCAACGACGGGTTCGAGGAGAGGGTGGTGCAGGTGCGGAGGGTGACGAAGGTGGTGAAGGGGGGGAAGAAGCTCTCCTTCAGGgccatcgtcgtcgtcggcgacaAGAAGGGCcacgtcggcgtcggcgtcgggaAGGCCAAGGAGGTCGTCGACGCCATCGCAAAATCGGCGGCGAATGCGCGGCGGAACATCGTCACCGTGCCCATGACCAAGTACTCCACCTTCCCCCACAG AGCTGATGGAGACTACGGAGCAGCAAAGGTAATGCTGAGGCCTGCTTCGCCCGGTACAGGTGTTATCGCGGGTGGATCTGTGAGAATCGTACTGGAACTGGCCGGTGTCGACAATGCTTTGGGAAAGCAATTGGGTAGCAAAAACGCGCTCAACAACGCGAGAGCGACCGTGGTCGCTACCCAGAAGATGAGGCAGTTCCGCGAAGTCGCTCTCGAACGGGGAATTCCCATGGAGGAATTATGGAAGTGA
- the LOC109713275 gene encoding dof zinc finger protein DOF1.4-like, protein MAAEARKPKQQQQQQQRQAPHPPPLQCPRCGSTNTKFCYYNNYNTSQPRHYCRACERYWTHGGALRNVPPGGGGGGKKRAAKSRTADPNFPTPNSSKLPKLNIIADAAAAAAAAMAPPPPTPIFHGGIEGLALRPAAINPGEFFGGLRGFQPYSNNNMNFPHVPPHGAVLNVLGDRPLTPFLQATIATNLFVQPGTPRVFTTTAAAAAPTIATTTGGDGSGFWNSFFLPGVSSAASAEAAPLLPPPPTTSTSSTIP, encoded by the coding sequence atGGCGGCGGAGGCGCGAAAGccgaagcagcagcagcagcagcagcagcgacaGGCGCCGCATCCGCCGCCCCTGCAGTGCCCGCGGTGCGGTTCGACGAACACGAAATTCTGCTACTACAACAACTACAACACTTCGCAGCCGCGGCACTACTGCCGCGCCTGCGAGCGCTACTGGACCCACGGCGGGGCCCTCCGCAACGTCCcccccggcggcggcggtggcggcaagAAGCGCGCCGCCAAAAGTAGAACCGCCGATCCGAATTTCCCGACGCCCAATTCCAGCAAACTTCCCAAGCTCAACATCATCGCTgacgccgctgccgccgccgccgccgcgatggCGCCGCCACCACCAACGCCAATCTTCCACGGCGGCATCGAGGGGTTGGCGTTGCGTCCTGCGGCGATCAATCCGGGAGAATTTTTCGGGGGATTGAGGGGTTTCCAACCCTATAGTAACAACAACATGAATTTTCCGCACGTGCCGCCGCATGGAGCGGTACTCAACGTCCTCGGCGATCGTCCTCTGACGCCGTTTCTCCAGGCGACGATCGCGACGAACCTATTCGTCCAACCCGGAACTCCGCGTGTTTTtactactactgctgctgctgctgcaccgACTATAGCTACTACTACTGGTGGTGATGGGTCTGGCTTCTGGAATAGCTTCTTTTTGCCCGGCGTTTCTTCAGCTGCTTCTGCAGAAGCAGCTCCGCTGCTGccaccgcctccgacgacgtcgaCGTCGTCGACAATTCCATAG